From the Lolium rigidum isolate FL_2022 chromosome 2, APGP_CSIRO_Lrig_0.1, whole genome shotgun sequence genome, one window contains:
- the LOC124692022 gene encoding YLP motif-containing protein 1-like, producing MDHPWRFPAGDLCPVCAAPHFPFCPPPPPLPPHPFPYDLHPPPPPPPPQYHAPFHPPPPPPPMWAPPGPHPYDLLDMEGPHKRMRVGDAPPFDPYAAPTPPMPGRASVEGGRLLGLIREHGHGRPQLPPTQWHGEPYPPDGFGYGGDRGYPPPPPPQNYNNPYAQGGNFAYYDLVRRMPPPPPMPFDRHSAFDSGFAPVGGSQESYFDRRQFHPDAPPGAPPLPSAPQHAEAGNHYDSREWRSHAGGVVPPPPPDPPAPSPPDYHAMPPPRAADSSLFPVLSSSPATTSHPPSGHTLKHQSHAMSNTNSYNGPNHNEGLDLIYQPHSEQHLGDGRLAQEKHSFNDVKSNIVNACDLFRLPLRASRPDHIVIIMRGLPGSGKSYLAKALRDLEVESGGSAPRIHSMDEYFMIEVEKVEGAEGSKSSTASKGRKHLTKKVIEYCYEPEMEETYRSSMLNAFRKTLDEGNFTFVIVDDRNLRVADFAQFWASAKRSGYEVYLLEAPYKDPTGCAARNVHGFTLDNIKKMAADWEEAPPLYLRLDTHSLFHDDNLREHSIQEVDMDTEDSDNANDTSVSTEAEDSKKAIPDDVPDRGDKWDSSDEEELDDIKELGHSKWSKDFDEDTEKSKHADGSTHALSGLAQTYGTRRKTLTWGDQLEKGGFSIGAAKRRLSSSLIIGPGSGYNLVTNPLPEDNSTGVKDKVNNETKRRFSEQLRDEGQSFKAVFDKQKQHIGVFDNGNDE from the exons ATGGACCATCCATGGCGGTTCCCAGCCGGGGACCTCTGCCCCGTCTGCGCCGCGCCCCACTTCCCCTTctgcccccctcctcctcctctcccgccccacCCCTTCCCCTACGACCTCCacccgccgccccctcctccgccgccgcagtACCACGCGCCCTTccacccgccaccgccgccgccgccgatgtggGCTCCTCCGGGGCCGCACCCCTACGATCTCCTCGACATGGAAGGCCCCCACAAGCGGATGCGCGTGGGCGACGCGCCTCCGTTCGATCCGTACGCCGCTCCCACTCCGCCGATGCCGGGCAGGGCTTCCGTGGAGGGCGGCCGGCTGCTCGGCCTGATCCGGGAGCATGGCCATGGCCGCCCTCAGCTGCCGCCCACGCAGTGGCATGGCGAGCCGTACCCACCCGATGGTTTCGGCTATGGAGGGGATAGAGgctatcctcctcctcctcctcctcaaaacTATAACAACCCTTACGCGCAGGGAGGGAATTTCGCCTACTACGATCTCGTCAGAAGGatgccacctccaccgccgatgCCGTTTGATAGGCATAGCGCCTTCGATTCAGGTTTTGCGCCTGTAGGAGGATCTCAGGAGAGCTATTTCGACCGCCGTCAGTTTCACCCGGATGCACCGCCCGGTGCTCCACCACTTCCTTCGGCGCCTCAACATGCTGAAGCAGGGAACCATTACGATTCCCGCGAGTGGCGTTCTCATGCCGGTGGTGTtgtgccgccgccaccaccggaccCCCCTGCGCCTTCTCCCCCGGATTACCATGCCATGCCACCTCCGCGGGCAGCAGATTCGTCGCTGTTTCCTGTCCTTTCCAGTTCTCCGGCTACTACCTCACATCCTCCTAGTGGTCACACTTTAAAACATCAATCCCACGCAATGTCGAACACAAATAGTTACAATGGACCCAACCACAACGAG GGGTTAGATTTGATATATCAACCACACTCGGAGCAGCATTTGGGGGATGGAAGACTAGCACAAGAGAAACATTCTTTTAACGATGTAAAATCCAATATCGTTAATGCATGTGACTTGTTCAGGCTGCCCCTTCGGGCTTCACGCCCTGATCATATTGTTATCATCATGCGAGGGCTTCCAG GTAGTGGAAAGAGCTACCTTGCGAAGGCATTGCGTGATCTTGAAGTTGAGAGTGGTGGAAGTGCACCCAGAATTCACTCGATGGATGAATATTTCATGATTGAGGTTGAGAAG GTTGAAGGTGCTGAAGGGTCTAAATCTTCTACTGCATCCAAAGGACGGAAACATTTGACCAAGAAAGTAATTGAATATTGTTATGAACCTGAGATGGAGGAG ACATACAGATCAAGCATGTTGAATGCGTTTAGGAAGACCCTTGATGAAGGGAATTTCACATTTGTGATCG TGGATGACCGCAATCTGCGGGTAGCCGATTTTGCTCAATTTTGGGCAAGCGCGAAG AGATCTGGCTATGAGGTGTACTTGCTGGAGGCACCATATAAGGATCCAACA GGATGTGCTGCTAGGAATGTTCATGGGTTTACATTGGATAATATCAAAAAGATGGCAGCTGACTGGGAGGAGGCTCCACCACTATATCTGCGACTAGACACCCAC TCTCTATTCCATGATGACAATCTTCGTGAACATTCTATACAAGAG GTTGATATGGACACAGAAGATAGCGATAATGCCAATGACACATCAGTTAGCACTGAGGCTGAAGACTCAAAGAAGGCTATACCTGATGATGTACCTGATCGAG GGGACAAGTGGGACTCATCTGATGAAGAAGAACTAGATGACATTAAGGAGCTAGGACATAGTAAATGGTCAAAAGATTTTGACGAGGATACAGAGAAGTCCAAGCATGCAGATGGAAGTACACATGCTCTTTCTGGGCTGGCCCAGACATATGGCACTCGTCGAAAAACACTTACTTGGGGTGATCAG CTTGAAAAGGGTGGATTTTCTATCGGTGCAGCCAAAAGAAGACTCTCTTCATCCTTAATCATAGGACCTGGATCAGGGTACAATTTG GTTACCAACCCTTTGCCTGAAGATAATTCAACAGGGGTGAAAGATAAAGTGAACAATGAAACAAAACGACGATTCAGTGAGCAACTTCGTGATGAAGGTCAATCCTTCAAGGCAGTTTTCGACAAGCAAAAACAGCACATTGGGGTTTTCGACAACGGGAATGATGAGTAA